A window from Mycobacterium saskatchewanense encodes these proteins:
- the rlmN gene encoding 23S rRNA (adenine(2503)-C(2))-methyltransferase RlmN, with amino-acid sequence MVQQLVFAEPRPSRPPRHLADLDAAGRASAVAELGLPAFRAKQLAHQYFGRLIADPRQMTDLPAAIRERVAEAMFPTLLTAATEVTCDAGQTRKTLWRAGDGATVESVLMRYPDRNTLCISSQAGCGMACPFCATGQGGLTRNLSTAEILEQVRAGAAALRDEFGDRLSNVVFMGMGEPLANYARVLAAVRRITEPPPDGFGISARSVTVSTVGLVPAIRKLADERLAVTLALSLHAPDDELRDTLVPVNSRWKVAEALDAARYYAEVTGRRVSVEYALIRAVNDQSWRADLLGERLHRALGPLVHVNLIPLNPTPGSEWDASPKPVEREFVRRVRAHGVSCTVRDTRGREISAACGQLAAEGGRR; translated from the coding sequence ATGGTCCAACAACTCGTCTTCGCCGAACCCCGCCCGAGCCGCCCCCCGCGGCACCTGGCCGACCTCGACGCGGCCGGCCGCGCCTCGGCGGTCGCGGAGCTGGGGCTCCCCGCCTTTCGCGCCAAGCAGCTCGCCCACCAGTACTTCGGTCGCCTGATCGCCGATCCGCGCCAGATGACCGACCTTCCGGCGGCGATCCGCGAGCGCGTCGCCGAGGCGATGTTTCCGACCCTGCTGACGGCGGCGACCGAGGTCACCTGCGACGCGGGCCAGACCCGCAAAACGCTGTGGCGGGCCGGCGATGGCGCCACCGTCGAGTCGGTCTTGATGCGCTACCCGGACCGCAACACACTGTGCATCTCGTCACAGGCCGGCTGCGGCATGGCCTGCCCGTTCTGCGCGACCGGTCAGGGCGGGCTGACCCGCAACCTGTCCACCGCCGAGATCCTGGAGCAGGTGCGGGCCGGCGCGGCGGCCCTGCGTGACGAGTTCGGTGACCGGCTGTCGAACGTCGTCTTCATGGGCATGGGGGAGCCGCTGGCCAACTATGCCCGGGTGCTGGCGGCGGTGCGGCGCATCACCGAACCGCCGCCCGACGGTTTCGGCATTTCGGCCCGCTCGGTGACGGTGTCGACGGTGGGGCTGGTGCCGGCGATCCGCAAACTGGCCGACGAGCGGCTCGCGGTGACGCTGGCCTTGTCGCTGCACGCGCCCGACGACGAACTGCGCGACACGCTCGTCCCGGTCAACAGCCGGTGGAAGGTCGCCGAGGCGCTCGACGCCGCCCGCTACTACGCCGAGGTCACCGGCCGGCGGGTCTCGGTCGAGTACGCGCTGATCCGCGCCGTCAACGACCAGTCCTGGCGGGCCGACTTGCTGGGTGAGCGGCTGCATCGTGCGCTCGGTCCGCTCGTGCATGTGAACCTCATCCCGCTGAACCCGACGCCGGGCAGCGAATGGGACGCCAGCCCGAAGCCGGTGGAGCGGGAGTTCGTCCGGCGGGTTCGGGCGCATGGGGTGTCGTGCACGGTGCGCGACACCCGCGGCCGCGAGATCAGTGCCGCCTGCGGACAGCTGGCCGCCGAGGGCGGGCGGCGGTAG
- a CDS encoding protein disulfide oxidoreductase has translation MIFRPLSSFKFFALAALAAVLIVGVANAPGAKASDDRLQFGGTTVGGAPFNGASLQGKPAVLWFWTPWCPFCNAEAPGVGRVAAANPRVTFVGVAAHSDVGAMQGFVTKYNLNFTNLNDADGSIWARYNVPWQPAYVFYRPDGSSTFVNNPTSAMSEQELAGRVAALTS, from the coding sequence ATGATCTTCCGACCGTTGTCTTCGTTCAAGTTCTTTGCACTGGCCGCGCTCGCGGCCGTGCTGATCGTCGGGGTGGCCAACGCGCCCGGTGCCAAAGCCTCGGATGACCGCCTGCAGTTCGGGGGCACCACGGTCGGCGGTGCGCCGTTCAACGGCGCCAGCCTGCAAGGCAAGCCGGCGGTGTTGTGGTTCTGGACGCCGTGGTGCCCATTCTGCAACGCCGAAGCCCCCGGCGTGGGCCGGGTGGCAGCCGCCAACCCGCGTGTCACGTTCGTGGGCGTGGCGGCGCACTCGGACGTCGGGGCCATGCAGGGCTTCGTCACCAAGTACAACCTGAACTTCACCAACCTCAACGACGCCGATGGCTCCATCTGGGCCCGGTACAACGTGCCCTGGCAGCCGGCCTATGTGTTCTACCGGCCGGACGGCAGCTCGACGTTCGTCAACAACCCGACGTCCGCGATGTCCGAGCAGGAGCTGGCCGGCCGGGTCGCGGCGCTCACGTCCTGA
- a CDS encoding cytochrome c biogenesis CcdA family protein → MDPGLIGLAFAAGSVAALNPCGFAMLPAYLLLVVRGQQSGPRREFAPLGRALAATGGMALGFVTVFGLFGALTISAASTVQRYLPYATVGIGVVLVALGSWLLSGRELRALTPRPVGPKWAPTARLGSMYGYGVSYAIASLSCTIGPFLAVTAAGFRAGSLVTGASIYLAYVAGLTVVVGVLAVAAATASTALAGRLRRALPYVSRVGGALMVLVGAYVAYYGVYELRLFGGSANPDDRVIEAAGRVQGELAGWVHQHGVAPWFVALSLLVAGASVGVWRRRAARRRQSAGG, encoded by the coding sequence GTGGACCCAGGACTGATCGGACTGGCCTTCGCCGCCGGGTCGGTGGCCGCTCTGAACCCCTGCGGGTTTGCCATGCTGCCCGCCTACCTGCTCCTGGTGGTCCGTGGGCAGCAATCGGGCCCGCGGCGGGAATTCGCTCCCCTCGGGCGGGCCCTGGCGGCGACCGGCGGGATGGCGCTCGGCTTCGTGACGGTCTTCGGGTTGTTCGGCGCGCTGACGATCTCGGCGGCCTCGACGGTGCAGCGGTATCTGCCGTACGCGACGGTCGGGATCGGCGTGGTCCTGGTGGCGCTCGGGTCCTGGCTCCTGTCGGGTCGGGAGTTGAGGGCCCTGACGCCCCGTCCGGTCGGCCCGAAATGGGCGCCGACGGCGCGGCTCGGCTCCATGTACGGGTACGGGGTCAGCTATGCGATCGCGTCGCTCTCGTGCACCATCGGGCCGTTCCTGGCGGTGACTGCGGCCGGTTTCCGGGCCGGGTCGCTCGTCACGGGCGCGTCCATCTACCTCGCCTACGTCGCCGGCCTCACCGTGGTGGTGGGCGTGCTCGCCGTCGCCGCCGCGACGGCGAGCACGGCGTTGGCCGGCCGCTTGCGGCGGGCGCTCCCATATGTCAGCCGAGTCGGCGGCGCGCTGATGGTGCTGGTGGGCGCGTATGTCGCGTACTACGGCGTCTACGAGTTGCGTCTGTTCGGCGGCTCGGCGAACCCCGACGATCGGGTGATCGAGGCAGCCGGCCGCGTGCAGGGTGAGCTGGCGGGCTGGGTGCACCAGCACGGCGTCGCGCCGTGGTTCGTGGCGCTGTCGCTGCTGGTGGCCGGCGCGAGCGTCGGTGTCTGGCGGCGGCGCGCCGCGCGCCGGCGCCAAAGCGCGGGCGGGTGA
- a CDS encoding DUF2631 domain-containing protein, with protein sequence MASTEVERYTGVDGVDVAEVPSAAWGWSKINVRTWHITGIVIIVFLLAMLRGNHVGHIEDWYLIAFAALALFALVRDLWGRRRGWIR encoded by the coding sequence GTGGCAAGTACCGAGGTGGAGCGCTACACCGGCGTCGACGGCGTCGACGTCGCCGAGGTGCCGTCTGCGGCCTGGGGTTGGAGCAAGATCAACGTCCGCACCTGGCACATCACCGGCATCGTAATCATCGTCTTCCTGCTGGCGATGCTGCGCGGCAACCACGTCGGCCACATCGAGGACTGGTACCTGATCGCCTTCGCCGCCCTGGCTCTGTTCGCGCTGGTCCGCGACCTGTGGGGCCGCCGCCGCGGCTGGATCAGGTAG
- the dxr gene encoding 1-deoxy-D-xylulose-5-phosphate reductoisomerase, producing MTNAAAEPDAGGRLRVLVLGSTGSIGTQALEVIAANPDRFEVVGLAAGGANVDTLLRQRAETGVGNIAIADEGAAERFGDVPFSGPEAVTRLVEETDADVVLNALVGARGLRPTLAALHSGARLALANKESLVAGGPLVLRAARPGQIVPVDSEHSALAQCLRAGAADEVAKLVLTASGGPFRGWTAAQLESVTPEQAGAHPTWSMGPMNTLNSASLVNKGLELIETHLLFGIPYDRIDVVVHPQSIVHSMVTFTDGSTIAQASPPDMKLPISLALGWPRRVPGAAASCDFSTATSWEFEPLDAEVFPAVELARHAGETGGCLTAVYNAANEEAADAFLRGRIGFPAIVKTIADVLHAADQWAATPANVEEVLNAQRWARERAQRAIAAASPPEASEKVAGMVLERS from the coding sequence GTGACCAACGCAGCGGCTGAACCGGATGCCGGCGGCCGGCTGCGTGTGCTGGTGCTGGGCAGCACGGGCTCGATCGGCACCCAGGCGCTGGAGGTCATCGCGGCCAACCCCGACCGGTTCGAGGTGGTCGGCCTGGCCGCCGGCGGCGCGAACGTCGACACACTGCTGCGGCAGCGCGCCGAAACCGGTGTCGGCAACATCGCCATCGCCGACGAGGGTGCCGCCGAACGGTTCGGGGACGTGCCCTTCAGCGGGCCCGAAGCAGTTACCCGGTTGGTCGAGGAGACCGACGCCGACGTCGTCCTGAACGCCCTGGTGGGAGCGCGGGGCCTGCGGCCAACCCTCGCGGCGCTGCACTCCGGCGCGCGGCTGGCCCTCGCCAACAAGGAATCGCTGGTCGCCGGGGGTCCGCTGGTGTTGCGCGCCGCGCGGCCGGGCCAGATCGTCCCGGTCGACTCCGAACATTCCGCGCTGGCCCAGTGCCTGCGCGCCGGCGCTGCCGACGAGGTCGCCAAGCTGGTGCTGACCGCTTCCGGCGGCCCGTTTCGCGGCTGGACCGCGGCTCAGCTGGAAAGCGTCACGCCCGAGCAGGCCGGCGCCCACCCGACCTGGTCAATGGGCCCGATGAACACCCTGAACTCGGCGTCACTGGTCAACAAGGGGCTCGAGCTCATCGAGACGCACCTGCTGTTCGGCATTCCGTACGACCGGATCGACGTCGTCGTGCACCCCCAGTCGATAGTTCATTCCATGGTCACCTTCACCGACGGCTCGACCATCGCGCAGGCCAGCCCGCCGGATATGAAGCTGCCCATCTCGCTGGCGCTGGGCTGGCCGCGCCGAGTGCCCGGCGCGGCCGCCTCCTGCGACTTCAGCACCGCGACCAGCTGGGAGTTCGAGCCGCTGGACGCCGAGGTTTTCCCCGCCGTCGAGCTGGCCCGGCACGCCGGCGAGACCGGCGGTTGCCTGACCGCCGTCTACAACGCGGCCAACGAGGAAGCTGCCGACGCGTTCCTCCGGGGCCGGATCGGCTTCCCCGCGATCGTCAAAACCATCGCCGACGTGCTGCACGCCGCCGACCAATGGGCCGCAACACCCGCTAACGTGGAAGAGGTATTGAACGCGCAACGCTGGGCACGGGAGCGGGCGCAGCGCGCTATTGCAGCAGCGAGCCCACCGGAAGCCTCCGAAAAGGTTGCCGGAATGGTTCTAGAAAGGTCGTAA
- a CDS encoding M50 family metallopeptidase, giving the protein MMFAIGIVLFALAILISVALHECGHMWVARATGMKVRRYFVGFGPTLWSTRRGETEYGLKAVPLGGFCDIAGMTSVEELAPDETDRAMYKQAAWKRVAVLFAGPGMNFVICLVLIYAIALIWGLPNLHPDTRAVVGETACVAPEVAPGKVGSCTGPGPAALAGIRTGDVVVKVGDTPVSSFEDMAAAVRKLRGTVPVVVERNGAPVTTYVDVTPTQRYVSKGQGGKPEVATVGAIGVGAERVAPAHYNVLTAVPATFGFAGQLTVEVGKALVTIPTKVGALVHAIGGGQRDPQTPMSVVGASIIGGDTVDHGLWVAFWFFLAQLNLILGAINLVPLLPFDGGHIAIAVFEKIRNMIRSARGMVAAAPVNYLKLMPATYVVLVFVVGYMLLTVTADLVNPIRLFQ; this is encoded by the coding sequence ATGATGTTCGCCATCGGCATTGTGCTGTTCGCGCTCGCCATCCTGATCTCGGTGGCGCTGCACGAGTGCGGCCACATGTGGGTCGCGCGGGCCACCGGCATGAAGGTGCGTCGCTATTTCGTCGGCTTCGGGCCCACCCTGTGGTCGACCCGGCGCGGCGAGACGGAGTACGGCCTCAAGGCCGTGCCCTTGGGCGGGTTCTGTGACATCGCCGGGATGACGTCGGTGGAGGAGCTGGCGCCCGACGAGACCGACCGCGCGATGTACAAGCAGGCGGCCTGGAAGCGGGTCGCGGTGCTGTTCGCCGGCCCGGGCATGAACTTCGTGATCTGCCTGGTCCTGATTTACGCCATCGCCCTCATCTGGGGGTTGCCGAACCTGCACCCCGACACTCGAGCCGTTGTCGGCGAAACCGCGTGTGTCGCACCGGAAGTCGCTCCGGGCAAGGTCGGCAGCTGCACGGGGCCCGGTCCGGCGGCGCTGGCCGGGATCCGCACCGGCGACGTCGTCGTCAAGGTGGGCGACACGCCGGTGTCCTCCTTCGAGGACATGGCCGCCGCGGTCCGTAAGTTGCGCGGCACAGTCCCGGTTGTCGTCGAGCGCAACGGCGCGCCGGTCACCACTTACGTCGACGTCACGCCCACCCAGCGCTACGTCTCGAAGGGCCAGGGCGGCAAGCCCGAGGTGGCCACCGTCGGAGCCATCGGCGTCGGCGCGGAACGGGTCGCGCCCGCGCACTACAACGTGCTCACCGCGGTGCCGGCCACCTTCGGGTTCGCCGGGCAACTCACCGTCGAGGTGGGCAAGGCGCTCGTGACGATCCCGACGAAGGTCGGCGCCCTGGTGCACGCCATCGGCGGCGGCCAGCGCGACCCGCAGACCCCGATGAGCGTGGTCGGGGCCAGCATCATCGGCGGTGACACCGTCGACCACGGGCTATGGGTGGCGTTCTGGTTCTTCCTGGCCCAGCTGAACCTCATCCTGGGGGCGATCAACCTGGTGCCGTTGTTGCCCTTCGACGGGGGCCACATCGCCATCGCGGTGTTCGAGAAGATTCGCAACATGATCCGGTCGGCCCGCGGCATGGTCGCGGCTGCGCCGGTGAACTACCTCAAGCTCATGCCCGCGACCTATGTGGTGCTGGTGTTTGTGGTCGGGTACATGCTGCTGACGGTGACCGCGGACCTGGTCAACCCCATCAGGCTCTTCCAGTAA
- the ispG gene encoding flavodoxin-dependent (E)-4-hydroxy-3-methylbut-2-enyl-diphosphate synthase has protein sequence MTVGLGMPDAPAPTLAPRRRTRQLMVRDVGVGSDYPISVQSMCTTKTHDVNATLQQIAELTAAGCDIVRVACPRQEDADALAAIAKKSQIPVIADIHFQPKYIFAAIDAGCAAVRVNPGNIKEFDGRVGEVAKAAAAAGIPIRIGVNAGSLDKRFMAKYGKATPEALVESALWEASLFEEHGFGNIKISVKHNDPVVMVAAYEQLAAQCDYPLHLGVTEAGPAFQGTIKSAVAFGALLSRGVGDTIRVSLSAPPVEEVKVGIQILESLNLRPRGLEIVSCPSCGRAQVDVYTLANEVTAGLDGLDVPLRVAVMGCVVNGPGEAREADLGVASGNGKGQIFVRGEVIKTVPESQIVETLIEEAMRLASEMGTDRGTETSGSPIVTVS, from the coding sequence GTGACTGTTGGCCTGGGCATGCCGGACGCCCCGGCGCCCACGCTCGCCCCCCGCCGCCGGACCCGCCAGCTGATGGTCCGCGACGTCGGGGTCGGCAGCGACTATCCGATTTCGGTGCAGTCGATGTGCACCACCAAGACGCACGACGTGAACGCGACGCTGCAGCAGATCGCGGAGTTGACCGCCGCGGGGTGTGACATCGTCCGGGTGGCCTGCCCGCGCCAGGAGGACGCCGATGCGCTGGCCGCGATTGCCAAGAAGAGCCAGATCCCGGTGATCGCCGACATCCACTTCCAGCCGAAGTACATCTTCGCGGCCATCGACGCCGGGTGTGCCGCGGTGCGGGTGAACCCGGGCAATATCAAGGAGTTCGACGGCCGTGTCGGCGAGGTGGCCAAGGCCGCCGCGGCGGCCGGGATCCCGATCCGCATCGGGGTCAACGCCGGCTCGCTGGACAAGCGGTTCATGGCGAAGTACGGCAAGGCCACGCCCGAGGCGCTGGTCGAATCCGCGCTGTGGGAGGCCTCGCTCTTCGAGGAGCACGGGTTCGGCAACATCAAGATCAGCGTCAAGCACAACGACCCCGTCGTCATGGTCGCCGCCTACGAGCAGCTGGCCGCCCAGTGCGACTACCCGCTGCACCTGGGCGTCACCGAGGCGGGTCCGGCCTTCCAGGGCACCATCAAGTCCGCGGTGGCGTTCGGCGCGCTGCTGTCCCGCGGCGTCGGCGACACCATCCGGGTGTCGCTGTCCGCGCCACCGGTCGAAGAGGTCAAGGTTGGCATCCAGATCCTCGAGTCGCTGAACCTGCGGCCGCGCGGCCTGGAGATCGTGTCCTGCCCGTCGTGCGGGCGCGCGCAGGTCGATGTCTACACGCTGGCCAACGAGGTCACCGCCGGGCTGGACGGCCTGGACGTGCCGCTGCGGGTGGCCGTCATGGGCTGCGTCGTCAACGGTCCGGGCGAGGCTCGCGAGGCCGACCTCGGCGTCGCGTCCGGAAATGGCAAGGGCCAGATCTTCGTTCGCGGCGAGGTCATCAAGACGGTGCCCGAATCGCAGATCGTCGAGACCCTGATCGAGGAGGCCATGCGGCTCGCGTCGGAAATGGGCACCGATCGCGGAACAGAAACGAGCGGTTCGCCGATTGTGACCGTAAGCTGA
- a CDS encoding GNAT family N-acetyltransferase codes for MSAPPIFRLVGDRRVSVVRDAAAVWRVFDEDPVGSCMVAARVADHGIDPNSIGGELWTRRGADESLCFAGANLIPLRGAPADLHAFADEAMSGTRRCSSLVGRADLVMPMWERLEAAWGPARDVRDDQPLMALTRHPNCDIDPEVRQVRPDELDAYLVAAVDMFIGEVGVDPRLGDGGRGYRRRVASLIAAGRAWARFENGEVIFKAEVGSQSPGVGQIQGVWVHPERRGLGLGTAGTATVAAVTVGSGRIASLYVNSFNTVARAAYARVGFTEVGTFATVLLD; via the coding sequence ATGTCGGCTCCGCCTATCTTTCGCCTTGTCGGCGACCGGCGGGTGTCCGTGGTACGCGACGCTGCCGCGGTGTGGCGCGTCTTCGACGAGGATCCGGTCGGCTCCTGCATGGTCGCGGCCCGTGTCGCCGACCACGGCATCGACCCCAATTCCATCGGCGGAGAACTGTGGACGCGCCGCGGCGCGGACGAGTCGCTGTGCTTTGCCGGCGCCAACCTGATTCCGCTGCGCGGCGCGCCGGCCGATCTGCACGCGTTCGCCGACGAGGCGATGAGCGGGACGCGCCGCTGTTCGTCGCTGGTCGGGCGCGCCGACCTGGTGATGCCGATGTGGGAGCGGCTCGAGGCCGCCTGGGGCCCGGCGCGGGACGTGCGCGACGACCAGCCCCTGATGGCGTTGACGCGCCACCCGAACTGCGACATCGATCCCGAGGTGCGGCAGGTGAGGCCGGACGAGTTGGACGCCTACCTGGTCGCCGCCGTCGACATGTTCATCGGTGAGGTGGGCGTCGACCCACGCCTGGGCGACGGCGGTCGCGGCTACCGACGGCGGGTGGCCAGCCTCATCGCCGCCGGCCGGGCCTGGGCCCGCTTCGAGAACGGTGAGGTGATCTTCAAGGCCGAGGTCGGGTCGCAGTCCCCGGGCGTCGGTCAGATCCAGGGGGTGTGGGTGCATCCCGAGCGGCGTGGCCTGGGGCTCGGCACCGCCGGCACCGCGACCGTGGCCGCGGTGACCGTCGGTAGCGGCCGGATCGCCAGCCTGTACGTGAACAGCTTCAACACGGTCGCCCGCGCGGCGTACGCGCGGGTGGGCTTCACCGAGGTCGGCACGTTCGCCACGGTGCTGCTGGACTAG
- a CDS encoding AAA family ATPase, which yields MGSAALHPTLIGRRAEQEELAALLADARSGRSRVLVVRGEAGIGKTALLTQMAASADTFQVLHVCGSEMEMEIPYAGVQQLCGPLLTFADQLPRPQRNALEVALGQNDGDSPDPLLVRLATLSLLGAAGSAGATLCVIDDAQWIDTLSLQTLAFVARRLVAESLAMVFATRNFAGAQELRGHPELVLTGLDAQDSRALLASVLPGPLDEHVRDNLLTEAKGNPLALLELHRALTPAELAGGFGLASAADARGLEHGFSRRLGELPRETQMLLLLAAAEPAGRPEWLWASADRLGISLDAALPAEAEGLITVEGGIRFRHPLIRSVVYRTSSLTERKAAHCALAAVITGPSAEDYRAWHRAHAVGPEDDEVADDLERSARRAGARGGAAAAAAFLSRAAALTTEPTTRARRALDAADAKLDAGLPHSALPLLATVEASTDDEMLVARAELVRAKVAFAASRGADAPALLLSAAARLSRLDTALSRETYLQAITAAILVGRCATGPSNSAATVAKTATKAPAALSPARAVDLLLDGLIVRLTEGHRLAAPKLGEAIDAYIDEVNNGTADPRWHDITHRVCLDVFDIDAYNFLAQHQLAQLRSEGALTVLPLALQTSAGIEVSTGNFTKAAMLLDESRVITAATGAPLPGCLWAYLAAYRGQEQRCREIVATTITRAQERGEGFDIDGALYSAAILHLGLSQYPEALAAASSARQHDDLGVQTHVLNEFVEAAARCGEVSIANDAASELREQASVCGTDTGLGMAARATALVNDGPAAEAAYQEAIARLKRSPFVVYLPRAHLVYGEWLRRMKRRAEARAQLRIAHDMFVQMRADGFAHRALRELRATGEPVLNRGHEVVTGLTTQEAQIATLARDGYTNAEIAAQLFISTRTVEWHLNRIFAKLDVTSRRQLRHMNFV from the coding sequence ATGGGGAGTGCCGCGCTCCACCCCACGTTGATCGGCCGCCGAGCCGAGCAAGAGGAGTTGGCCGCCCTGCTCGCCGACGCGCGGTCGGGCCGCAGCCGCGTGCTCGTCGTTCGTGGTGAGGCGGGCATCGGCAAGACGGCGCTGTTGACGCAGATGGCTGCAAGCGCCGACACATTTCAAGTCCTCCATGTCTGCGGCTCCGAAATGGAGATGGAGATCCCCTACGCCGGGGTGCAGCAACTGTGTGGTCCGCTGCTGACCTTCGCCGACCAGCTCCCCCGGCCACAGCGCAACGCACTGGAGGTCGCCCTCGGGCAGAACGATGGCGACTCACCTGACCCGCTGCTGGTGCGCCTGGCGACACTGAGTCTTCTCGGGGCGGCCGGCAGTGCCGGGGCGACGCTCTGCGTGATCGACGATGCCCAGTGGATCGATACGCTTTCACTGCAGACGCTGGCCTTCGTGGCCCGGCGGCTCGTCGCGGAGTCGCTGGCCATGGTCTTCGCGACACGCAATTTCGCCGGCGCGCAGGAGCTTCGAGGCCATCCCGAGCTCGTGTTGACCGGCCTCGACGCCCAGGACTCCCGCGCCCTGCTCGCGTCGGTGCTGCCCGGGCCACTCGACGAGCACGTCCGGGACAACCTCCTGACCGAAGCAAAAGGGAATCCGCTCGCATTACTCGAACTGCACCGCGCCCTGACCCCGGCGGAGCTCGCCGGCGGATTCGGACTGGCAAGCGCGGCCGACGCTCGCGGCCTGGAACACGGCTTCAGCAGACGGCTCGGCGAATTGCCACGGGAGACACAGATGTTGTTGCTCCTCGCGGCAGCCGAACCCGCGGGGCGGCCCGAGTGGCTCTGGGCGTCGGCCGATCGGCTCGGTATCAGCCTCGACGCGGCGCTCCCGGCCGAAGCCGAGGGCTTGATCACCGTCGAAGGCGGAATCCGATTTCGCCACCCGCTGATCCGCTCGGTCGTCTATCGGACGAGCTCGCTCACGGAAAGAAAGGCGGCCCATTGCGCCCTGGCCGCCGTGATCACCGGCCCGTCGGCCGAGGACTATCGTGCGTGGCACCGCGCGCACGCCGTCGGGCCGGAAGACGACGAGGTCGCGGACGATCTCGAGCGCTCGGCTCGACGAGCCGGCGCCAGAGGCGGCGCGGCCGCCGCGGCAGCCTTCCTGTCCCGGGCCGCCGCGCTGACCACGGAGCCGACCACACGAGCCCGCCGTGCCCTCGATGCCGCGGACGCGAAGCTCGACGCGGGCCTGCCGCATTCCGCCCTACCGCTGCTCGCGACCGTCGAGGCTTCCACCGACGATGAAATGCTCGTGGCCCGAGCCGAGCTGGTTCGCGCAAAAGTCGCATTCGCCGCCAGCCGTGGCGCCGACGCACCGGCCTTGCTGCTGTCGGCGGCCGCGCGACTCTCGCGGTTGGACACGGCGCTGTCGCGAGAGACCTATCTGCAGGCGATCACGGCGGCGATCCTGGTTGGCCGCTGCGCGACCGGCCCGTCCAATTCCGCGGCAACGGTGGCCAAGACAGCGACGAAGGCGCCGGCCGCGCTCAGTCCTGCGCGCGCGGTCGACCTACTGCTCGACGGTCTGATCGTCAGGCTGACCGAGGGACATCGCCTGGCCGCGCCGAAATTGGGGGAGGCCATCGACGCTTACATCGACGAAGTCAACAACGGGACGGCGGACCCGCGGTGGCACGACATCACGCACCGGGTCTGCCTCGACGTCTTCGACATCGACGCCTATAACTTCCTCGCGCAGCATCAGCTGGCGCAGCTGCGTAGCGAAGGAGCCTTGACGGTGCTGCCGCTGGCACTTCAGACCTCTGCCGGAATAGAGGTCAGTACGGGCAATTTCACCAAGGCGGCAATGTTGCTCGACGAATCACGGGTGATCACCGCCGCCACGGGTGCGCCACTTCCCGGTTGCCTCTGGGCCTATCTCGCCGCATATCGGGGCCAGGAACAACGATGCCGCGAAATCGTCGCGACCACCATCACCCGCGCCCAGGAGCGCGGGGAGGGGTTCGACATCGACGGAGCCCTCTATTCGGCGGCGATCCTGCACCTGGGGCTGAGCCAATACCCGGAGGCGCTCGCCGCGGCATCCTCGGCCCGGCAACACGACGACTTGGGCGTCCAAACCCACGTCTTGAACGAATTCGTCGAAGCCGCCGCCCGGTGCGGGGAAGTGTCCATCGCCAACGATGCTGCCAGTGAATTGCGTGAACAAGCCTCGGTGTGCGGCACCGACACCGGACTCGGCATGGCCGCGCGGGCGACGGCCCTCGTCAACGACGGCCCCGCCGCCGAGGCGGCCTATCAGGAGGCTATCGCCCGCCTGAAGCGCAGTCCCTTCGTCGTATACCTACCGCGGGCCCACCTCGTCTACGGCGAATGGCTGCGCCGAATGAAACGACGCGCCGAGGCGCGCGCCCAGCTGCGCATCGCCCATGACATGTTTGTGCAGATGCGGGCCGATGGCTTCGCGCACCGAGCCCTGCGTGAGCTGAGGGCGACCGGCGAACCCGTCCTCAATCGCGGACACGAGGTGGTGACGGGCCTAACGACGCAGGAGGCGCAGATCGCCACGTTGGCCCGCGACGGCTACACCAACGCCGAGATCGCGGCCCAGCTCTTCATCAGCACCAGAACCGTCGAATGGCACCTCAACAGGATCTTCGCCAAGCTGGACGTCACGTCTCGCCGACAACTGCGCCACATGAATTTCGTGTGA